The following nucleotide sequence is from bacterium.
TAAGTTTCCCATTCTTCCATAGCACGCTGTTGCTGGGTTAATCCTGGGTTTGGTTTAAGTTTCCAGCATAGAGACATTAACTCTTCATATTCTCGCCATTTATCAGACAATGTTTTTTTGCCAGCAGTCAACACCTGTTCAGTAAATTTGGCTTCATTCCAGACTTTATATTGACTAATAGCTTCCTTCCAAATAGTTTTATCAAGACTCATAATTTTACGACCTTTAATGATAGCGGATTGATGCCACTTGTGGCGTCATAACAGCACAAGTGCTGTTACTCCAATATAGGTTTCCTTTGTGGTCTGACCCCTGACCCCGTTCTGCCATCATTAAGTATATATGATGGTAAGGTAAATGTCAACGAAATTTTGTCCCAAACTGGTAAATTTTGTGATATATTTAACTTATCCTGTCCCACAAGTTTTAAAGATTAGCCAAAGGAATAAGGAGCAAGGTTCAAGGTAGAAAATAACCTCCCTTGCACCTCTTCACTTTTTTACACAAGTTCTGCTATAATGAGAATTACTACTTTACAATCGAAATAATTTGACAAATAACAAATATTATGATATAATAATCACCAGTTAAAATTAACATGGGAGGAAAATATCAATGGGGTTATGGATTTACCTGATATTTTTCAGTATTTTAAGTATTTTCCCTTTAGAGGTTAATGCGGCATCAGTCATTACTGTCGTAGATAATATCCATGAGCGTCGGATTTCTTTAGAATTTCTGGTCAAAAATGAAGAAGAACTTGTTTCTTTATCTGACATAGCGAATGTATTTAAAACCTTAAGTCAATGGAATCCTATTGCCAAAAAGATTACTTTAACTAAAGGGGTAGATTCTATCACCTTCAATATAGGTAGTGCCTTAGTCCAGATAAATGACCAAACGGTGCTAATGGATATGCCGGCGGAGATAATTACAGGAAGGGTATTTATTCCGGTAAAATTTGTCAAAGATAGGTTTCCACAGGCGTTTGATGTCATCGTTAGCTGGGATAAGAAGAACAAAAAATTAACCATTGATAATAAAATTTTTACCCCACCTGTTTCTTTAACTAATCAACCTACCATTGCTGAATATTTCCCACTTTCTTCAACTGGGGTTGAAGAACCTAAAAGAGAACAACAAATTGGAACGAAAACACCACCTTTAACTCCCACCATCACAAGCGAAGGATTTAAAATAAAAACGATTGTTATTGACCCAGGACATGGAGGGCATGACCCGGGTGCAGTTGGACCAAATGCATTAGAAAAAGATGTTGTTTTAGACATAGGAAAAAGACTAGCCCAATTACTTAAAGATAACCTTCCGGATGTAAAAATATTCCTCACCCGGGATGCAGATTATTTTGTTCCATTAAGAGAACGGACAGGATTTGCAAATTATAAAAAGGCAGATTTATTTATTAGTATTCACGCTAATGCCGCTTATTCAAAAGGGGCAAGTGGATTTGAAGTTTATTACCTCTCACCAAATGCCTCGGTTTCTGATGAAAGGGCAAGGGCAATAGCCGCGATAGAAAATAAGGTTGTTGAGCTTGAAAAAGAAGAAACACACCCAAATGAAACTGATTTGACACAAATTATCCTCGGTGGCCTGGCTCAACAAGAGTTTATAGATGAAAGTATTGAATTAGCAGGAATAATACAAAATATCGTTTGTAAAAAATTACATCTTGATGACCGTGGTATTAAAAGTGCCTTTTTCTGGGTTATTAAAGATGCAATGATGCCCGCAGTTCTTATCGAAACAGGCTTTATTTCCAATCCTTATGAATCTCAAAGATTAACGAGTGAAAGTTTTAAAAATGAAATGTCACAGGCTATTTGTGAGGCGATTGTTCAATACAAAGATTTATATGAGAAGAAATTAGAGGTGAATAACAAATGAAGATTAAAAAACTTTCTCTTTTAATTATTATTCCCCTTATTTTATTAGGATTGATAATATTTTTCTTCACACAAAGAGAAGATATTAAGTTTCAAATCCCATTCTTCAAGCCTAAAGAGATAAAAGTAAAATTATACTTTTCCTCTAAAGATGCTAAATCCCTTGTTTTAGAAGAACATCGAATACCCAGATTAGCCGACCCGCTTTCACAGGCTAAAGAAATTCTCAAGGAACTCATAAAAGGACCAGAATCAAAGGATTTATTTCCCACCTTACCTGAAGAAACACAA
It contains:
- a CDS encoding N-acetylmuramoyl-L-alanine amidase, whose product is MGLWIYLIFFSILSIFPLEVNAASVITVVDNIHERRISLEFLVKNEEELVSLSDIANVFKTLSQWNPIAKKITLTKGVDSITFNIGSALVQINDQTVLMDMPAEIITGRVFIPVKFVKDRFPQAFDVIVSWDKKNKKLTIDNKIFTPPVSLTNQPTIAEYFPLSSTGVEEPKREQQIGTKTPPLTPTITSEGFKIKTIVIDPGHGGHDPGAVGPNALEKDVVLDIGKRLAQLLKDNLPDVKIFLTRDADYFVPLRERTGFANYKKADLFISIHANAAYSKGASGFEVYYLSPNASVSDERARAIAAIENKVVELEKEETHPNETDLTQIILGGLAQQEFIDESIELAGIIQNIVCKKLHLDDRGIKSAFFWVIKDAMMPAVLIETGFISNPYESQRLTSESFKNEMSQAICEAIVQYKDLYEKKLEVNNK
- a CDS encoding GerMN domain-containing protein codes for the protein MKIKKLSLLIIIPLILLGLIIFFFTQREDIKFQIPFFKPKEIKVKLYFSSKDAKSLVLEEHRIPRLADPLSQAKEILKELIKGPESKDLFPTLPEETQVRAVYFHEDTAYVDFSAELTTKHPGGSCGEIQTIFSIVNTLTINFPKIKYVQILVEGKEVETIAGHIDTTMPFKQNLSLIYQHKKKE